The genome window CCTATACGGTGACGCCCGGCACGGCAGTGAGCGTCACGGACGCGGCCTCCGATCATTCCTCCGGTACAGCGGCCGAAACCACCACGCTGCCGGGCATCACCACGGGGATGAAAGTCAACGGCGGGACAGCGGGAACAGCGGCTTCCGCAGCCGGTACGCTGGAATGGACAAACGCGGATATCCTGGACGCGGCCGATGCAGGTACGGCTAACTGCAAAGCATTCACCCTGGATTTTACCGACGTGGTTTTCACCCAGCCCGGCGTGTACCGGTACCTGATCACGGAATCTGCTGACGCTTACACGACAAGCGGCGTTACGGAAACCACCGGAACCCATACCCGCTGCCTGGACGTATATGTGATGCGGAGCGATGAATATGACGCCGCGGAAATCACCAGCGATGACTGGCGGATTTACGGCTATGTCTGCGTCATCGAAAATGAGGATATTACACCCGACGGGGATACCACTTCAACCGGCGCTGTGAAGACCAACGGCTTTGTGGCGGCAACCAATGACGGTACAAAGGTGAAGGCCGATGAGTACCACACATTCAACCTGACGGTGGGCAAGACCCTGGCAGGGGACAGCACCATGAACAGCCATCAGTTCCCCTTTGACGCGGCGTGGACAGCCGGCAGCGCAACGGGAACCTTCCAGTTCGCGGTGAAGGAAACCGGCGCGACGGTTACCAAGACGGCCCAGGCAGCCGCCACTTCTGTGGGCGGAACGTCTGTGGCGGCAAACAGCCTGTACAAGGTCGGCGGCGCGAACGCAGCGGGCACAGACGGAAAGGACGGGAATCCTTCCATTGCCAGCGGCGGCACCGTGAAATATATCGGTATTCCAACCGGAACCAAGGCGGAGGTTACCGAAACAAACAATGTGACGGGCACCACCTATACCACCACGCTGACAGTGGACGGGTCCGCGGCGGCATTTACCGGCGGTACGGCGGCGCTTGCCGATGAGGATAAGACGGCCACGATGCCTGACGGAGCAACTGCCATATACGCGCAGGCAAATGCTCCTGAGGCGGATACCAATGTGGTGATCCAGTTTACCAATACGCTGTCGATCATTTCCCCCACAGGCTATGTGGTACGCTTCGCACCGTATGTGGCGATGCTGATCGGCGGTATTGCCCTGCTGGTTGTTGCAAAGAAACACCGGAAGCATACGGAGGAAGATGAATGACCCATGATTTCCTGAAGGAACCGGAACGGGCGGAGAAAGGGCCGGCCGGGAGACCGGTTCCTGCTGAAGAAGCGGTTCCGGTTTTCCTTCCGGAAGACGGAAAGGGTCTGCCGGACGAAAAAGAAAGAGCCGCAGCGAAGGAAAAACGACACAGGCGGCGGATGCGCGCACTGCGTTCCTTCCTGCTGCGGCTGGTCTGCCTGGTGCTGGTGGTCTATTTCCTGTTTTTCCATCTGGTGGGACTCACGATAATGCCCAGCCGGGATATGTATCCGCGCCTGGATGCCGGGGACCTGCTCCTGTTCTACAGACTGGAACAGAGCTACAAAGCCCAGGATATTGTTGTGATTGACAAGCAGACGGAAGCGGATACGCGAACCGGCGGACAGGGCTTTTTCCGGAGGGCACTGAACTGGCTGGGCTTCCGGGATCCGGAGGCCCCGGCGACACAGCGCTTTGTCTGCCGGGTGATCGCCGCGCCGGGTGACACGGTGGAAGTTTCGGAGGAACGGGGACTTGCCGTGAATGGAAACGCAGTGATCGAGACCAACATCTTTTATCCCACCCGGCCTTACGAGGAGGGTATGACGGTCTATCCGCTGGTGCTGGGAGAAGGGGAATACTTTGTTCTGGCGGACCAGCGGAACGGCGGTATGGACAGCCGGTATTTCGGCATTGTGAAAGCAGAAGAGATCCGGGGAATTGTCATTACGGTTCTCAGGAGAAACAACCTGTAAAAAAACGGGAACATGGAGGGAAAGGAGGAACCGGAATGAAGCGCAAAGAACCGCGGGACGGCATCCTGACCGTGCTGAAAACGGGCAGCGGGCTTGTTTCCGCCTGTGCCGCGCTGCTTGCCTTTGTTCTGATCATCTATTCCGGCTATGTTCTTTTTGACAGTATGGCGGTCTGGGTCAGCGCCTTCAGCTCGGGCAGCGACTTGCTGAAATACAAGCCGAGGGCAATGGATGCTCCCCTGGCGGAAGCACCGTCCATGGAAACGGTCAACAAGGATTACCGCGCCTGGATTACAGTGGAGGACACGCCCATTGATTATCCCGTTGTCCAGGGCCGGGATGACCTGCATTACGCCTCCCATGACGTTTACGGCAAGGTTTCCCTGACAGGAGCCATCTACCAGGCCGCGGCGTGCAGGCCGGACTTTTCCGACAGCTATAACCTGCTGTACGGGCATCATATGGATAACGGCGCCATGTTCGGCTCCCTGGACCGGTACCGGGAGCAGAGCTGGCTGAAAAGCCACCAGACAGCGGTTGTGACCACGAAGAACGGAAAGATCTATGACGTGACCTTCTTTGCCGCTGCGGTCACAGATGCCTATGAAAAAGAGATCTACACCATGGGAGACCGGGCAAAGCAGGTGATTGATTTCCTGACCGGGGACCGAAGCCATGACGCGGGTATCGGAACCACCCTGGCGGCCTGGGATGAGGAAGCGGCGAAGGGTGCGGAGAAGGTCCTGGCTCTGTCCACCTGCGCGGATACGAATACCAACGGACGGCTGGTGGTATTTGGCCGGATGACGGAACGCAGAACAGAGAAGGATACGCTGAAGCTGACCGTGAAGTATTACGGCGAGAACGGGGAGGAACTGTTCCCGGACCAGGTGTTCACGCGGCAGCGAGGCAGCGGATACTATGTGGTTTCCCCGCAGTATCCGGGATATGCGGCAGATATTGAGATCGTCAGGGGAACGCTGACGGAGGATACGGTGGTCAGGGTCCGGTACAGGCCGATGAAATGGACCATGCGGATCCGCTACCTGTATCCGGATGGAACGGAAGCGGCGGAAGCATACGAAAGAGAAATCCTGACCGGGGAAGGCTTTGAGAAGGAAAGCCCTGCAATTGCGGGATGGCACCCGGTGCGGCTGAAGGTTTCCGGTGTGAACAGCGGCCGGAATGAAAACTATACGGTGCTGTATGTGCCGGAGGATACCATCGGGGCTGTGGATATGGACGATCTGCGGACGCCGGCAGACCTGGGCGATGTCTATCTCCAGGTCGGCATATGCGCGGAATAACGGAGGAGGGGAAAAGATGAAAAAAATGCTGGTTTTCCTGCTTGCCCTCCTCCTGCCGATTCTTTCCGCAATGCCT of Aristaeella lactis contains these proteins:
- the lepB gene encoding signal peptidase I; amino-acid sequence: MTHDFLKEPERAEKGPAGRPVPAEEAVPVFLPEDGKGLPDEKERAAAKEKRHRRRMRALRSFLLRLVCLVLVVYFLFFHLVGLTIMPSRDMYPRLDAGDLLLFYRLEQSYKAQDIVVIDKQTEADTRTGGQGFFRRALNWLGFRDPEAPATQRFVCRVIAAPGDTVEVSEERGLAVNGNAVIETNIFYPTRPYEEGMTVYPLVLGEGEYFVLADQRNGGMDSRYFGIVKAEEIRGIVITVLRRNNL
- a CDS encoding class B sortase gives rise to the protein MKRKEPRDGILTVLKTGSGLVSACAALLAFVLIIYSGYVLFDSMAVWVSAFSSGSDLLKYKPRAMDAPLAEAPSMETVNKDYRAWITVEDTPIDYPVVQGRDDLHYASHDVYGKVSLTGAIYQAAACRPDFSDSYNLLYGHHMDNGAMFGSLDRYREQSWLKSHQTAVVTTKNGKIYDVTFFAAAVTDAYEKEIYTMGDRAKQVIDFLTGDRSHDAGIGTTLAAWDEEAAKGAEKVLALSTCADTNTNGRLVVFGRMTERRTEKDTLKLTVKYYGENGEELFPDQVFTRQRGSGYYVVSPQYPGYAADIEIVRGTLTEDTVVRVRYRPMKWTMRIRYLYPDGTEAAEAYEREILTGEGFEKESPAIAGWHPVRLKVSGVNSGRNENYTVLYVPEDTIGAVDMDDLRTPADLGDVYLQVGICAE